CGTCCTCGTGGGACATGAGGTCCGCGGCTTCACGTATTACGGCATTCAGGTCCATGGTCTCCCGGAGATGGGTGGGCATGCGGCCAAGGGAGGAAAACTCGTCCGCAATCCGTGCCAGGGAGTCGATCTGTTCGATCATGGTCGACATCGTGCGCTGGAACAAGGCCGGGAAACGCCCCCTGGCCTGCCGATCGTCGGACCAGGCGCGCTGCAGGTGCTGGATGTTCAACTTCATGGGCGTCAATGGATTCTTGATTTCATGGGCCACCTGCCGCGCCATTTCCCGCCAGGCCAACTGGCGTTCCTGCTGCGCCAGAAGGGATCGGCTCTCCTTCAACTGATCCTGCATGGTATTGAAGGAATCCACCAATTCGCTGATTTCGTCCCGGGTATCCAGGGGACCGATACGCTCAAAATGGCCCGCTGCCACGGCCCGGAGCCCGGACTGCAGCTGGGCGATCGGACGGGACAGGGCGCTTGCCAGGATGGATGCCGTGAAGAGCACGACGAGTACGAGCAACAGCAGGGCGCCGAACAGGTAGGCCAGCGTCCGTGCACGCTCCTCCTCCAGACGATCCTGTTCCGGCAAGGTGGGAATGCCCACCACGAAATGCGGTCGCCCACGCTCGTCCGGAATGGATCGGTACCCGGCCGTGTAGGTGAACGAGCCCAATTGTTCTTCCACCGTCACGAAGCGGAATCCATCGTATTGCAGGGCCGCCACCGCTTCAATCGGCAATCGTTGTTCGATGAGTCGGTCCCGCACGAGTTCCGGCCGCGAAGCCCGTTCGAGCCGCATGTTGTGGTAGACATTCAGGTCCAGACCTACCTGGGCAGCCAGCGAATCCACGTCAATCCGTTCCAGTACCTGCCACGGCATTTCCCCGGGGCTGGCCGCAATCAGCAAGGCGTTTTCGACACGATCCAGGTGTTGGCGCAGCCACGTTTCCACGGCCCGGTCCGTCTCGCCCGTGACGACACGTACGCCTACGAACCCCATGGCCGCGACCGTCACGATCCCGACGCTGAAAAAGGCGTTCAGGACCCGGTCCCTGAACCGGCGCTGCCCACGGTCCCGTCGACCGGTCAATCGCAACCCGAAGACGAGGATGGCGACCGGGCCGACCACGAACAGACCGGACACGATGACCCGGAGCAGGAAGTACAGATGGTCGAAGAAGGTGATACCCGGCTCACGGACGCCGATAGTGGTCCGCGAGACACCGGGTGATTCCTGCGCCACGTCCCTGTACAGGGCATTGTAGGATCGGTCGCGGATCTGCTCCGTGGTCCATACTTCCGGCGCAAGGTTGAGGGCGTCGGCAACGACGGGGTTCAGGAAGGCCCGGCCGAACGCCGTCCCCTGCGTCCGCACGAGTACGCCGTCCTTGAACTCGGCAATGGACAGGTCCGCGTATTGGGTGCCATAGTAGCCGGCCGGTACGAGGACCCGCGGAAAGGGAATCATGGTGCCCGGCGTCCAGGGTCGCGGTGAAGCGCGGACCACCACCGTGCCTTCTCCATCCGCTATCGGCAGCATCCCGACATACACGAAACGATACTGATCCCGTGGATCGGTGAGTCGCTCGATCATCATGCCACTGGAGCCGGACTCCACGTACATGGCGCGCAGTACCTGGAAATCGGCGGGATCGGGATCCCGACCCACGGACCACGGCATTTGACGGTCGAGGTCCGTATGACGTCCAACCAGTCGGCCCTCCTGATCGTGGATGGTCACCGTCACCGTATGACTGCCCAGGGACTGGGCCAGCGAACCATCAATCAACGCAGACGCGGTCGAATCCATTCGGGAAGACATCGACGGGACGTCCTCCGCACGCTCCAATACCTTTCCAATGGCGAACAGGACGCGAGCATCCAGGTCTTCCATGAAGGCATTGGCGGCATCCCGCATGCGGTATTCCCGGCGTGACTGCATCCCCGTGTCCATCATGGGATACAGGACCAAGGCACACAGGATGAGCGCAGGCACGGCAATCCGCATGGCGGCGGATGGGAACGGTCGCAAGGGACTCAACGGCTGCAGAACAGCCCACGCCGTTGAAAGCGCCACAAAGAGTACCAGGGCGATGGCGGAGGTCGGATCAACGAACGTGTACAGCAGACCTCCCACGACGAGTCCACTGACGGACCACAGGAGCACGTCCCGCGGACGTTCGACCACCAATGTCGGGCGGCCCGCCCATACGGCCGTCATCCACATGGTGCGGGCCGATATCACGACGGCCGCGGCGACGAGCAGCAGCAGCGACGCAAGCACGACCACCACCAGCGGATCCGGTACGAGACCGGAGCGGGCAAAGTAATCGAGGGTACTGTCGAGGATGGCCCACCGTACCAACTGGAGGATGACGTGGCCGACGCTGAACGCAACCACGATATGGACCAGGACAACCGTGAATACCTTGACGGGACGGACGGCACGTTGCGGCGCCTGTACCGCCCGGAACACCACGGTGGCCACCAACCACGCCAGCACGCAGAGCAGCAGGACCGTGATGACCAGGTCCCCCGTGGTCCGCATGAGACCCGCACCCGCCGCCGTGGCCAAGTGTTGCGGATCGAACAATGGAGCCATGGGAGCCTTTCCTTGTTGCCAGACGGCCGGGGCATCCAGCCACAACCAGTGGAATCGAAGACCCGCCACCAGCAGTGCCGATCCCATCAGCGCGGCCGTGGCCCGGCGGCGCGTCATCCGTTCCGCAGGTATGCCCAGAACCCACCGGCACCAAGCCACGAGCAGGACGAGCCCGGAAAATACCCACCAGAATGCCCTAATCTGACGTAAAAGAGCATTCCGCTCTTCCTTCAATTCGTCAAAACCCGGTGTCTGCACATGAACCCTGCCCAGGACGACCCCTGAAGGAGCGGCTATGGACGTCCCGCCAGACACGGCGTCCACGCCGAAACGGAACGATACATCAAGTCCGGTATTGCGTGACCACTCTTCCGACCAGGTCCAGTCCCGAAGGAACTCGTTGCGGAGCGGAACACGATTCTCGACGAGTCTCAGCCAACGAACCACGCCGACAACCCGGGCACCGTCCAGAACAGGGATCCAGACCACAAGGGCCGTCCGGATGCCCCCGTCACGGGCCACGCTGTGGACGGGTACATCCAGGAAATCCTTCCGCTCCGGACCGTCGTCCATCGGCAGGCGCGGGCCGGACCAGGCCAGGAGTGAGGGAATGACATCGTGGATTTCAAATCCATCCAGGGGATCGTGCCGCATTCCGGCTGCAATCCGGACCACCGTTTCGGTGTCCCGAACCGTTCCCGACAGTGCAGCCACCAAATCCGTCCGCTGCGCCAGCGAGGATGCCAGGGATTCCATTTCCCCGATATGCGTGATGAGTGCTTGCTGGACCTCCCTTTCGACGGAGTACACCCGTGCCTCTGCTCGGGTGGCCAACTGATCGGGTGACTCTCCCAGGCGGATGAAGGAAACCAACCAGGTCGCCAGGAGCGCGAACACGGACACCAGCAGAACCAGCCCCCAGCCCCGCCTTCCGGAGGCGTCAATCGCGGACATCGGTGTACTCTTCAATGAGCAGTTCGCGGATGAGCCAACGTCCGTCCGTCAGGCGCATCCGGACGTAGAACCGGAGCTCGTCCCCGGCCACGGTGGCATAATGACCCTCCAGAAACCACCCTGACGTCGTCTTCGTGAAATCGACCAACCGAAAGGTATCCGGGGGCCAATCCGAGAAAAAGGTGCGCAACAGGAGCGTGGCTTGACTCCGGGAATACCGCTTTGACTCACCGAAAAGGGCTATTTCCACGGTCGGCGCTGCCTGCCGGGCCAACGCCGCGGCGTCCGCCTGCAGCACAGCAGCCCGGAATTCCTGCAGGACCTGATTGCTGTCCTGCGCCCGGGCCGGAAGCAGGGCGCAGCAGAGCACGCCAATGGATATGCAGAAGCGAACGTTCATGATGACCCAATGTAGCAAGAAACATGCCCGGCATCACGCCAGACGGACCACCGTCACGCCGGCACCACCTTCATCCAGGGGTGCCTCGTGATGATCGGCCACGTGCGGAGTCGCATCCAACAACTCTGCCACGGCCAGTCGCAGGGCCCCGGTACCTTTCCCGTGCAGGATATCGACCCGATCCAGGCCAGCAGCCAGGGCCCGGTCCAGGAACGGCACGACGGCGGCGGCGGCTTCATCCACCCGGAAGCCCCGGATGTCCAGGCGGGTGGATACATCCTGGATGGACGCGCCGCCTGCCGTAGTTCCCACCTGTCGTACCCGGACCTCCTGCTTCTTCTTGCCGCCGACCTTGGTGAGGCGGTCCGGTTTGGCACGCACGTGCATGGAACCCAGTGCCACAACCACCTCCTTTCCGGACATCGACAGGACTTCGCCCACGGCTTCTCCGCCATCAATCCGGACCTGGTCGCCGATGGACAACGTCCCCGTACCCGGCCTGCCGACATCGGCGACACGACGGCCTGAGGTCTGTTTCTTCTGCTTCCCGGCCTGTCCCTTGATTCGCGATTGTACGTTCTCCCGGGCTTCCACCAATCGCGAACGCGCGGCCTCGGTCTGTTCACGCGCCGCCTGGGACTCGCGTATTTCCCGGATGGTGCGTTCCACGAGCCGGTTGGCTCCCTTCACAATGCCCTCCGCCTCCGCCAAGGCCTGTGTCCGCATGACCTCCGCCTCCTCCCGGACCGACGACAGCCGTTCTTCCAACTTCCGGCGTTGCTCCTCGACCTCCCGATACGCCCTGGCCGTTTCCCGCTCGTGCCGCTCGGCAGCCGCCACCTTGGATACGAGCTCGGCAATCAATGCGTCGGCACGCAAGCGACCGTCACCCATCAGCTCCCGGGCCCGATGGATGATGGAAGCGGGCAATCCCACGCGGTCTGCAATTTCGGCGGCAAACGATGAACCCGGCAATCCCACTTCCAACCGATAGGTCGGCGCCAGTCGCGCCTGATCAAACATCATCGACGCGTTCTCGACGCCCTCCCGGTCGTGCGCGAATACCTTGAGGGGGCCGAAGTGCGTGGTCACCACCGTTCGGGCGCCCCTATCCACCAGCGCCTCCAGTACGGCCTGGGCAATGGCCCCGCCCGCTTCCGGATCGGTCCCCGTCCCGGCCTCGTCAATCAGGACCAGCGTGGACGGTGTGGACTCCGCCAGGATGTGGGTGAGGTTGGTCAAATGCGATGAGAAGGTGGACAGATCGTCTTCCAGGGACTGTTCATCCCCGATGTCCACCATGAGGGCGTCGAACAGATCGAATCGGGACCCCGGGTGCACCGGCAGAAGCAATCCATGGGCGACCATGGCTGCCATCAGGCCCACCGCCTTCATGGCCACCGACTTGCCGCCGGCATTCGGTCCCGAAATCACGATCATGGCGCAATCCGGGCCCATACGGAGATTGAATGGCACCACCGGCCGGCCTTTGCCTTCGGTCTCGAAGTGCAGCACGAGCGATGCACTCCGCCCCCCCTTCACGTCCACCCTGCCGTCGGTACCCACATCCGGCATGGACGCGTCCATACGATGCGCCACGCGGGCCTTCGCCAGCCACAGATCGAGTCGTGCCATGATTTGAACAGCCGCCGCCAAGGCGTGACGGTGGGTCCGCACGGCATCGGTCAGATGCCTTCGGATGCGCTCTACCTCCCGGACTTCCTCCAGCTCCAGTGCCCGCACATCGTTGTTCAGGTCCAGACTGGCTGCCGGTTCAACGTAGACGGTCTGTCCGGTGGCCGATACGTCGTGCACGAATCCCTGGACCTTGCGCCGGGCCTCCGCCCGTACGGGAATGACCATGCGGCCGGCGCGCAACGTGGGCTGTTCCTCGGTGGCCCAGCCGGCCGCAATGGCAGCACGCAGCGCCCGCAGGGCGCTTTCACGGACCTGGTTGCGCGTGTTCAAGAGGGCGCGGCGTATCCGACCGAGCTCCGGTGACGCGGTGTCCAGGACCGAGCCGTCGTCGCCAATGGCCTGGCCGATCGTGCCTACGAGGGCGGCCGGAACGTCCAGCTCCAGGAGGTCTTCCCGCACGTTCGGACACCGGTTCGGCGCCCCGGCGAACCAGGCACGCACCTGCGCGGCCACCTGGATGAGGCGGGCCACATCCAGCAGGTCCTCGACCGCCAGCATGGCGTCCCTGGGGGCCGCACGACGGAGCGCATCGGTTACATCCGGGGTCGACTCGAACGGAATGCGCTCATCGGACTCCAGGACGGCCTGCAGCTCGGCCACGCGGCGCATTTCCGCGCGCACGGCATCGACCGAACGGAACGCCGACCATGCATCGAACACCCCTTCGCCAGCCTCGGACCGGATTTCGTCCCGGACCGCCCGACGGACGGCATCGAATCCCACCTTCTGCCACGCCGATGCCGGATAGGGAATCATGGATCAGCCGGAGACCGTGCTGTGGTCACCGATGTTCAATCGTCCAGAAAAACGCTGGACTTCGGCATTCCGTCCGACGAACGATGCCTCCAGCTCCGAGTTTTCCACAAGGGCGTCCGCGAAGACGACGGAATTCCTGACCGTGGCGTTCCGCACGGTGGCCCCGGACTCGACGGACACGTACGGACCGACTTCGCCGCCTTCCAGGTGCGCACCCGGGCCCAGGAAAACCGGTTCATGGATGACCGTGCCGTTTACCCGGGCCGCGTCCGGAGCGTGAGCCTCGTGCCGGAGGATGACCTTGGTGGTTTCCAGGAGCGCCGGGATGTTGCCGCAATCCAACCATTCGGTAACGGACGCCGTCTTGAAGACCTTGTCCTGTTTCAGCAGCCTGTCGAACGCATCGGTCAACTGATACTCTCCGCCCACACCCGTCAGATTCTCGTCGAACAGGTGCTGGATGGCATCGCCGAGCTCCCGCAGTTCCCTGCAATAGTAGATGCCGATAAGGGCCTCTGTGGAAATGAGCTCCTTGGGCTTCTCCACCAACCGGACAATCCGGTCGCCTTCCCGCACGGCCACACCGTAGGCACTCGGATCGTCCACGTGCTTGACCCAGGCCACCACATCGGCTCCGCTCAGGTCCACGCCGGGCTCCATGAAGAACAGCGTATCGGCGAATACGACAATCCCTTCCCCATCCAGGTGCTCATTCGCGCATGCCACGGCGTGGGCGGTTCCCTGCGCCTTCTCCTGCACGGTGAAATGGGCCCGTGCATGGTGCCGGGCACAGATCGCCGTCAGTTCGTCCCGGACGTCCTGCCCAAAATCGGGCCCGAGGATGAATACCCCGTCCGTAATGGGGCGCGGGAGTACGGCGGAAAAGGTATCCACAATGCGTTCCACCATGCTCTTTCCGCAAACGGGCAGGAGCGGCTTGGGCGTGACGTGTGAATGGGGGCGGACGCGCGTGCCGCGGCCTGCCATGGGGATGATCAGTTTCATTTATCCGGGGTCTGCTTACATTCAGGGACAAGATACAACCCTCCCTTTCCCGGAAAATGAACATGAAGCCCACGGTTCAGGACGAATGGCAGAATGCACGCATCAAGGACCTCTGGCGGGTCTTCAGGATCATGGGGGAATTCGTGGACGGATTCGAGATGTTGTGCGACGTGGGTCCGAGTGTTTCCGTCTTCGGATCCGCCCGCACCAAGCCCGGCGATCCGAACTATGAACTGGGCGTCCAGGTGTCGAAGGAACTCGTGAAACGAGGATTCGGTGTCATCAGCGGGGGCGGTCCGGGGATCATGGAGGCCGCCAACAAGGGGGCGCATGAAGCTGGCGGCGTGTCCGTGGGGCTCAACATCAAGATCCCGCACGAACAGCACTCGAATCCCTGGATTGACCCGGACAAGGAGCTCAATTTCGATTTCTTTTTCGTCCGGAAGGTCATGTTCGTGAAATATGCCCAGGGGTTCGTGGTGCTGCCCGGAGGCTTCGGAACCATGGATGAGTTGTTCGAGGCGCTCACGCTCATCCAGACGGAAAAATCGGCGCGATTCCCGGTCGTACTCATGGGACGGGCGTTCTGGGGCGGGCTGTTCGACTGGATCCGGAATACCATGTTGGCGGCCGGCAACATCAGTGAGGAAGACCTGGATCTCTTCCGGATCACGGACGATCCGGAAGAAGCCGCCCGGCTCATTCACCACTTCTATGACAACCGGGTCATGCTGCCGAATTTCTGAACAGTGTCAATCTGCGCCCCCTTTCGTATTGCTGGAAACTTCATGATTCCTCGCCGCGTTGGGGCTTTCTGTCGTCCTTGTTACCGGGCCGACCCCTATCCCCATCATTCTGAAAACCAACTTTCAAAGATGAGCAAGTTGACCACGATCATCCGCATGGCCGTCTTGGCAGCATTCATGATCGCCGCCACCCCCTCATTCGGACAGGCCTACAAGGAAACCTTCAATGAAGCCACGGAAGCGGCGAAAGCGAAGAATTATTCCGTGGCCATCCAGAAATTCACCGAAGCTGCCGATGGAGCCAAGGCGGAGGGTGATTCCGCCGTCGAACGGCAGGCACGCGGTCTCGTCGCACGGATTGAGTACAACCTTGGACGTGCCCTGCACCAGCAGGAAAAATTCGCCGAAGCCATGAAGCATTTCTCGAACGGAATCGAGCAGGATCCCACGTTCGCGAAGAACTACCTGGCCCGTGCGGCGGCCATGAAGAAGACGGCCGAGTGGGATCAGGCGGTCCTGGCCTATCAGCAGGCCATGCAGGTTGCCGAGCAGAATGCCGATTCACAGACGGCTCGCGCCGCCGAGTCGGCCATCCGTGACCAGTATATCTACATGGCCTCCAGCGCCCTGAGCCGCAGTGGCAACCGCGCCACGCGTGCCGATGCCACCGAAGCCATGGAGCATCTGGACATGCTGCAGATGTACGTCGAAGCCGATGCCGATACGTACTACTACATGGCGGAGGCCAACAAGGTGCTGGGCAACTTCGAGCAGGCCATTGCCCTCGCAGACCAGGGCCTCGAAATCCATCGCGGCAGCCGTACCGACAAGGCCAAGATCTACTTCGTGAAGGGCGAGGCCCTGATGAACAGCGGACAGACGGAAGCGGCCAAGGAGGCCTTCCAGAATGCCCTCTTCGGCAGCT
The Rhodothermales bacterium genome window above contains:
- a CDS encoding ATP-binding protein — its product is MSAIDASGRRGWGLVLLVSVFALLATWLVSFIRLGESPDQLATRAEARVYSVEREVQQALITHIGEMESLASSLAQRTDLVAALSGTVRDTETVVRIAAGMRHDPLDGFEIHDVIPSLLAWSGPRLPMDDGPERKDFLDVPVHSVARDGGIRTALVVWIPVLDGARVVGVVRWLRLVENRVPLRNEFLRDWTWSEEWSRNTGLDVSFRFGVDAVSGGTSIAAPSGVVLGRVHVQTPGFDELKEERNALLRQIRAFWWVFSGLVLLVAWCRWVLGIPAERMTRRRATAALMGSALLVAGLRFHWLWLDAPAVWQQGKAPMAPLFDPQHLATAAGAGLMRTTGDLVITVLLLCVLAWLVATVVFRAVQAPQRAVRPVKVFTVVLVHIVVAFSVGHVILQLVRWAILDSTLDYFARSGLVPDPLVVVVLASLLLLVAAAVVISARTMWMTAVWAGRPTLVVERPRDVLLWSVSGLVVGGLLYTFVDPTSAIALVLFVALSTAWAVLQPLSPLRPFPSAAMRIAVPALILCALVLYPMMDTGMQSRREYRMRDAANAFMEDLDARVLFAIGKVLERAEDVPSMSSRMDSTASALIDGSLAQSLGSHTVTVTIHDQEGRLVGRHTDLDRQMPWSVGRDPDPADFQVLRAMYVESGSSGMMIERLTDPRDQYRFVYVGMLPIADGEGTVVVRASPRPWTPGTMIPFPRVLVPAGYYGTQYADLSIAEFKDGVLVRTQGTAFGRAFLNPVVADALNLAPEVWTTEQIRDRSYNALYRDVAQESPGVSRTTIGVREPGITFFDHLYFLLRVIVSGLFVVGPVAILVFGLRLTGRRDRGQRRFRDRVLNAFFSVGIVTVAAMGFVGVRVVTGETDRAVETWLRQHLDRVENALLIAASPGEMPWQVLERIDVDSLAAQVGLDLNVYHNMRLERASRPELVRDRLIEQRLPIEAVAALQYDGFRFVTVEEQLGSFTYTAGYRSIPDERGRPHFVVGIPTLPEQDRLEEERARTLAYLFGALLLLVLVVLFTASILASALSRPIAQLQSGLRAVAAGHFERIGPLDTRDEISELVDSFNTMQDQLKESRSLLAQQERQLAWREMARQVAHEIKNPLTPMKLNIQHLQRAWSDDRQARGRFPALFQRTMSTMIEQIDSLARIADEFSSLGRMPTHLRETMDLNAVIREAADLMSHEDGVRIRLDLHPEPLLVVGDPEAVRRMYINFIKNAIQAVPEARPVRIGISSNRDSGDSARPIESTISDNGAGISPDVQDRVFMPSFSTKTSGSGLGLAIARRTIETMEGEIGFESTLGEGTVFWIRLPDADRVQGTSDGGIFHA
- a CDS encoding DUF4783 domain-containing protein codes for the protein MNVRFCISIGVLCCALLPARAQDSNQVLQEFRAAVLQADAAALARQAAPTVEIALFGESKRYSRSQATLLLRTFFSDWPPDTFRLVDFTKTTSGWFLEGHYATVAGDELRFYVRMRLTDGRWLIRELLIEEYTDVRD
- a CDS encoding Smr/MutS family protein; the protein is MIPYPASAWQKVGFDAVRRAVRDEIRSEAGEGVFDAWSAFRSVDAVRAEMRRVAELQAVLESDERIPFESTPDVTDALRRAAPRDAMLAVEDLLDVARLIQVAAQVRAWFAGAPNRCPNVREDLLELDVPAALVGTIGQAIGDDGSVLDTASPELGRIRRALLNTRNQVRESALRALRAAIAAGWATEEQPTLRAGRMVIPVRAEARRKVQGFVHDVSATGQTVYVEPAASLDLNNDVRALELEEVREVERIRRHLTDAVRTHRHALAAAVQIMARLDLWLAKARVAHRMDASMPDVGTDGRVDVKGGRSASLVLHFETEGKGRPVVPFNLRMGPDCAMIVISGPNAGGKSVAMKAVGLMAAMVAHGLLLPVHPGSRFDLFDALMVDIGDEQSLEDDLSTFSSHLTNLTHILAESTPSTLVLIDEAGTGTDPEAGGAIAQAVLEALVDRGARTVVTTHFGPLKVFAHDREGVENASMMFDQARLAPTYRLEVGLPGSSFAAEIADRVGLPASIIHRARELMGDGRLRADALIAELVSKVAAAERHERETARAYREVEEQRRKLEERLSSVREEAEVMRTQALAEAEGIVKGANRLVERTIREIRESQAAREQTEAARSRLVEARENVQSRIKGQAGKQKKQTSGRRVADVGRPGTGTLSIGDQVRIDGGEAVGEVLSMSGKEVVVALGSMHVRAKPDRLTKVGGKKKQEVRVRQVGTTAGGASIQDVSTRLDIRGFRVDEAAAAVVPFLDRALAAGLDRVDILHGKGTGALRLAVAELLDATPHVADHHEAPLDEGGAGVTVVRLA
- a CDS encoding sugar phosphate nucleotidyltransferase, with protein sequence MKLIIPMAGRGTRVRPHSHVTPKPLLPVCGKSMVERIVDTFSAVLPRPITDGVFILGPDFGQDVRDELTAICARHHARAHFTVQEKAQGTAHAVACANEHLDGEGIVVFADTLFFMEPGVDLSGADVVAWVKHVDDPSAYGVAVREGDRIVRLVEKPKELISTEALIGIYYCRELRELGDAIQHLFDENLTGVGGEYQLTDAFDRLLKQDKVFKTASVTEWLDCGNIPALLETTKVILRHEAHAPDAARVNGTVIHEPVFLGPGAHLEGGEVGPYVSVESGATVRNATVRNSVVFADALVENSELEASFVGRNAEVQRFSGRLNIGDHSTVSG
- a CDS encoding TIGR00730 family Rossman fold protein, with protein sequence MKPTVQDEWQNARIKDLWRVFRIMGEFVDGFEMLCDVGPSVSVFGSARTKPGDPNYELGVQVSKELVKRGFGVISGGGPGIMEAANKGAHEAGGVSVGLNIKIPHEQHSNPWIDPDKELNFDFFFVRKVMFVKYAQGFVVLPGGFGTMDELFEALTLIQTEKSARFPVVLMGRAFWGGLFDWIRNTMLAAGNISEEDLDLFRITDDPEEAARLIHHFYDNRVMLPNF